Proteins from a genomic interval of Kitasatospora herbaricolor:
- a CDS encoding family 20 glycosylhydrolase, which produces MRLFRRRGPGLAALGAVAIATSLLSGTTGVTAARAVSALPAIVPQPVSESAGTGSGFTLAAGTQVDVLSTDPAAFGVGGYLSGLLAPATGFTLPVVSSTQPAGNAVVLDPNGPATLGAEGYTLTSNSGGVTVTAHGAEGLFRGVQTLRQLLPAAVESPTVKPGPWTVAPVQISDSPRYSYRGAMLDVARRFYPVAQVKRFIDESAAYKINTLHLHLTDDQGWRIAIGALPNLTTVGASTQSGFTGGTSWYYTAAEYQDLVAYAKSRFMTLVPEIDGPGHTSAALASVANLNCNNQAIAPYSGVDVGISLYCLGDAQHVANVGSFLSTVISTVAALTPGPYLHVGGDETPQATAAQYASYVSAAASATTAQGKTLIGWHQLGQGSLPANSLLQFWGDAADRATVGTSQESKSIQQVRSGAAQGARFIMSPSDHAYLDMKYDSSTPYGLSWEGYVSAQKAYDWDPTTVTAKTNGTSPVVPAAQIAGVEAALWADRAYSPSTSTPNSGSQFPEPSVYTDHMSFPRLPAVAEIGWSPQSTHDWTGFSQRLAAQGPRWTAAGIAFYAAPDITWPSTPGTLNGVHTVTTGGQALDDPASSTSNGLQLDTWALHGGSNQKWTFTQQSDGSYTLVNGASGLCLDVNGGSMSAGAAVIQYTCSGGLNQRWQAVALAGGGYTLASAKSGLLLTTASTANGALVTQQNNTNAALQHWTIS; this is translated from the coding sequence ATGAGGTTGTTTCGTCGGCGAGGCCCTGGCCTCGCCGCTCTGGGTGCCGTCGCCATTGCGACGTCGCTGCTGTCGGGCACGACGGGGGTGACGGCCGCTCGTGCGGTGTCGGCCCTGCCGGCGATCGTGCCCCAGCCGGTCTCCGAGTCGGCCGGCACCGGCAGCGGGTTCACCCTGGCCGCCGGGACGCAGGTCGACGTGCTGTCCACCGACCCGGCCGCGTTCGGCGTCGGCGGCTACCTGTCGGGGCTCCTGGCGCCCGCGACCGGGTTCACCCTCCCGGTGGTCAGCTCGACCCAGCCGGCGGGCAACGCCGTCGTGCTGGACCCGAACGGCCCGGCCACGCTCGGGGCGGAGGGCTACACCCTCACCTCGAACAGCGGCGGCGTCACCGTGACGGCGCACGGCGCCGAGGGCCTCTTCCGCGGCGTCCAGACCCTGCGCCAACTGCTGCCGGCCGCCGTGGAGTCGCCCACGGTGAAGCCGGGGCCGTGGACGGTCGCGCCCGTGCAGATATCCGACTCGCCCCGGTACTCCTACCGCGGCGCGATGCTCGACGTGGCACGCCGCTTCTACCCCGTGGCGCAGGTCAAGCGCTTCATCGACGAATCCGCCGCGTACAAGATCAACACCCTTCACCTCCACCTGACCGACGATCAGGGCTGGCGGATCGCGATCGGCGCGCTGCCGAACCTGACCACGGTGGGAGCCAGCACCCAGAGCGGCTTCACCGGCGGCACCTCCTGGTACTACACCGCGGCCGAGTACCAGGACCTCGTCGCGTACGCCAAGTCGCGGTTCATGACGCTCGTCCCGGAGATCGACGGCCCGGGCCACACCAGCGCGGCGCTGGCCTCCGTCGCCAACCTGAACTGCAACAACCAGGCGATCGCCCCGTACTCCGGCGTCGACGTGGGCATCAGCCTCTACTGCCTCGGCGACGCGCAGCACGTCGCCAACGTCGGCAGCTTCCTGAGCACCGTGATCAGCACGGTGGCGGCGCTCACCCCGGGCCCCTACCTCCACGTGGGCGGCGACGAGACCCCGCAGGCCACGGCCGCCCAGTACGCCTCGTACGTGTCGGCGGCCGCCTCGGCGACCACCGCCCAGGGCAAGACCCTGATCGGCTGGCACCAGCTCGGCCAGGGCAGCCTCCCGGCGAACAGCCTGCTCCAGTTCTGGGGCGACGCCGCCGACCGGGCCACCGTGGGCACCTCGCAGGAGTCCAAGAGCATCCAGCAGGTCCGCTCCGGGGCCGCGCAGGGCGCCAGGTTCATCATGTCCCCCTCGGACCACGCCTACCTGGACATGAAGTACGACTCCAGCACCCCCTACGGCCTGAGCTGGGAGGGCTACGTCTCGGCCCAGAAGGCCTACGACTGGGACCCGACGACCGTCACCGCCAAGACCAACGGCACCTCCCCGGTCGTGCCGGCCGCCCAGATCGCCGGCGTGGAGGCCGCACTCTGGGCCGACCGCGCCTACTCGCCCAGCACCAGCACGCCGAACTCCGGCAGCCAGTTCCCCGAACCGTCCGTCTACACCGACCACATGAGCTTCCCCCGGCTGCCGGCCGTCGCCGAGATCGGCTGGTCGCCGCAGTCCACCCACGACTGGACCGGCTTCAGCCAGCGCCTCGCCGCCCAGGGCCCGCGCTGGACGGCCGCGGGCATCGCCTTCTACGCCGCCCCCGACATCACCTGGCCGAGCACCCCCGGCACCCTGAACGGCGTGCACACCGTCACCACCGGCGGCCAGGCCCTGGACGACCCGGCCAGCTCCACCAGCAACGGCCTCCAGCTGGACACCTGGGCACTGCACGGCGGCAGCAACCAGAAGTGGACCTTCACCCAGCAGTCCGACGGCTCCTACACGCTCGTCAACGGCGCCTCCGGTCTCTGCCTCGACGTGAACGGCGGCTCGATGTCCGCCGGCGCGGCCGTGATCCAGTACACCTGCAGCGGCGGCCTCAACCAGCGCTGGCAGGCCGTGGCACTGGCCGGCGGCGGCTACACCCTGGCCTCGGCCAAGAGCGGGCTGCTGCTGACCACCGCCTCCACCGCCAACGGCGCCCTGGTGACCCAGCAGAACAACACCAACGCGGCTCTGCAGCACTGGACCATCAGCTGA
- a CDS encoding TIGR03364 family FAD-dependent oxidoreductase, whose amino-acid sequence MRIIIVGAGVLGSMHAWHAVERGHEVVHIERESQARGASVRNFGLVWVGGRAGGEELATALRARELWEEIGARVPGLGFRGNGSLTVVRTEAELAVAEQALKLPDAEARGLRLLDAEETRAANPALRGRLLGALWCGRDGAVEPRVAQPALRAELERSGRYTFLPDREVREVVGPAAVRDDRGRTHSGDAVVLCTGAWLGGLVRELAPELPVRRVRLQMMQTDPLGERLTTSVADGDSFRYYPAYAGSALDTLAAVQPQEATAAEHRMQLLMVQRADGGLTIGDTHEYEHPFGFDVVEEPYEHLATVVADLLGRPLPRIRHRWAGVYAQCTDTTRVVHRQQVGDGTWLVTGPGGRGMTCSPAIAETTADILGL is encoded by the coding sequence GTGCGAATCATCATTGTTGGAGCAGGCGTCCTGGGCAGCATGCATGCCTGGCACGCAGTCGAACGCGGCCACGAGGTCGTCCACATCGAGCGCGAGTCGCAGGCCCGCGGCGCCTCGGTACGCAACTTCGGCCTGGTCTGGGTCGGCGGCCGGGCGGGCGGGGAGGAGCTGGCGACCGCACTGCGGGCCCGCGAGCTCTGGGAGGAGATCGGCGCCCGCGTCCCCGGGCTCGGCTTCCGCGGCAACGGATCGCTGACCGTCGTCCGGACCGAGGCCGAACTCGCCGTTGCCGAGCAGGCCCTGAAGCTCCCCGACGCCGAGGCCCGCGGTCTGCGGCTGCTGGACGCCGAGGAGACCCGGGCCGCCAACCCCGCGCTGCGCGGCCGGCTGCTCGGCGCCCTGTGGTGCGGCCGCGACGGCGCCGTCGAGCCCAGGGTCGCGCAGCCCGCCCTGCGGGCCGAGCTGGAGCGCTCGGGCCGCTACACCTTCCTGCCCGACCGGGAGGTGCGCGAGGTGGTCGGCCCCGCGGCCGTGCGCGACGACCGGGGCCGGACCCACAGCGGCGACGCCGTGGTGCTCTGCACCGGCGCGTGGCTCGGCGGCCTGGTCCGCGAGCTGGCCCCCGAACTGCCGGTCCGCCGGGTGCGCCTGCAGATGATGCAGACCGACCCGCTCGGCGAGCGGCTGACCACCTCCGTCGCCGACGGAGACAGCTTCCGCTACTACCCCGCCTACGCCGGCAGCGCCCTGGACACCCTCGCCGCCGTCCAGCCGCAGGAGGCCACCGCCGCCGAACACAGGATGCAACTGCTGATGGTGCAGCGCGCCGACGGGGGACTGACCATCGGCGACACCCACGAGTACGAGCATCCCTTCGGCTTCGACGTGGTGGAGGAGCCCTACGAGCACCTCGCCACCGTCGTCGCGGACCTGCTCGGCCGCCCGCTGCCCCGGATCCGCCACCGCTGGGCGGGCGTCTACGCCCAGTGCACCGACACCACCCGGGTCGTCCACCGCCAGCAGGTCGGTGACGGGACCTGGCTGGTCACCGGCCCCGGCGGGCGCGGCATGACCTGTTCCCCGGCCATCGCCGAGACCACCGCCGACATCCTCGGCCTCTGA
- a CDS encoding phosphonatase-like hydrolase, producing MHDIRLAVLDMAGTTVADDGLVEQAFERAAAGQGVTAGGAEHERMLAHVRATMGESKITVFRHLFGDEGRAQAANRAFEAAYHDLVDSGRCNALPGAAETVDKLRGAGIKVALTTGFSRITQDRILAALGWQDLADLTLCPADVARGRPYPDMVLTALLRTGTDAVQQVAVVGDTGYDMLTGRNAGAAVVAGVLTGAHREDRLRAGGATHLLPSIAELPALLFEGER from the coding sequence ATGCACGACATACGACTCGCGGTCCTCGACATGGCCGGTACCACCGTCGCCGACGACGGCCTGGTGGAGCAGGCCTTCGAACGGGCCGCCGCCGGCCAGGGCGTGACGGCGGGCGGCGCCGAGCACGAGCGCATGCTCGCCCACGTCCGGGCCACCATGGGCGAAAGCAAGATCACCGTGTTCCGCCACCTCTTCGGTGACGAAGGCCGTGCCCAGGCCGCCAACCGGGCCTTCGAAGCCGCCTACCACGACCTGGTGGACAGCGGCCGCTGCAACGCGCTGCCCGGCGCCGCCGAAACCGTGGACAAGCTGCGCGGAGCCGGCATCAAGGTCGCCCTGACCACGGGCTTCTCCCGGATCACCCAGGACCGCATCCTCGCCGCCCTCGGCTGGCAGGACCTCGCGGACCTCACCCTCTGCCCCGCCGACGTCGCCCGCGGCCGCCCCTACCCGGACATGGTGCTCACCGCCCTGCTGCGCACCGGGACGGACGCGGTCCAGCAGGTCGCGGTCGTCGGCGACACCGGGTACGACATGCTCACCGGCCGCAACGCCGGGGCCGCCGTCGTCGCCGGGGTCCTCACCGGCGCCCACCGCGAGGACCGGCTGCGCGCCGGCGGCGCCACCCACCTGCTGCCCTCCATCGCCGAACTGCCCGCCCTCCTGTTCGAGGGGGAGCGATGA
- a CDS encoding ABC transporter ATP-binding protein has translation MTAAAGASPALTTAPPAAPTPGAAPDTTGTARSGLRFQDVTVAYHGTTVLDGFTLEVAPGEVVALLGPSGSGKTTALRTAAGFTTPLRGRVHIGGRDVTDLPPYRRGIGMVVQQYALFPHLRVEQNVAFGLKAHKTPRAEIAGRVARALEMTGMGGYARRYPRELSGGQQQRVAIARALAIRPDVLLLDEPLSALDAQLRSGMLAELARLHRELPHVSILYVTHDQLEALTLADRIAVMKDARLVDCDTPRRLYRRPGDTFTAAFVGQANLLPVTVEWHDGSVSLGGTALRGTPSAGLAPGDDAVLCIRPHLVRLGAEGDPGAPAGTVADVQWRGAGHRLLVDLDAGPRLTADLGELRVPPLPGERVTLRFDPEDAVVLPAAGEDRRDG, from the coding sequence ATGACGGCCGCCGCCGGCGCGAGCCCGGCCCTCACAACGGCGCCCCCTGCCGCGCCCACCCCCGGCGCCGCTCCGGACACCACCGGGACGGCCCGGTCCGGCCTGCGGTTCCAGGACGTCACCGTCGCCTACCACGGCACCACCGTGCTGGACGGCTTCACCCTGGAGGTGGCCCCGGGCGAGGTGGTGGCGCTGCTCGGCCCCAGCGGATCCGGCAAGACCACCGCCCTGCGCACCGCCGCCGGCTTCACCACGCCGCTGCGCGGCCGGGTGCACATCGGCGGCCGCGACGTCACCGACCTGCCGCCGTACCGGCGCGGCATCGGCATGGTGGTGCAGCAGTACGCGCTCTTCCCGCACCTGCGGGTCGAGCAGAACGTGGCCTTCGGCCTGAAGGCGCACAAGACCCCCCGGGCCGAGATCGCCGGGCGGGTGGCCCGCGCCCTGGAGATGACCGGGATGGGCGGCTACGCCCGCCGGTACCCGCGCGAACTCTCCGGCGGCCAGCAGCAGCGGGTGGCCATCGCCCGGGCGCTGGCCATCCGGCCGGACGTCCTGCTGCTCGACGAACCGCTCTCCGCACTGGACGCGCAGCTGCGCTCCGGCATGCTCGCCGAACTGGCCCGGCTGCACCGCGAACTGCCGCACGTCTCCATCCTCTACGTGACCCACGACCAGCTGGAGGCGCTCACCCTGGCCGACCGGATCGCGGTGATGAAGGACGCCCGGCTGGTGGACTGCGACACCCCGCGGCGCTTGTACCGGCGGCCCGGCGACACCTTCACCGCCGCCTTCGTCGGCCAGGCCAACCTGCTGCCGGTGACCGTCGAGTGGCACGACGGCAGCGTCTCGCTGGGCGGCACCGCGCTGCGCGGTACCCCGTCCGCGGGCCTGGCCCCCGGCGACGACGCCGTGCTCTGCATCCGCCCGCACCTGGTACGGCTCGGCGCCGAGGGCGACCCCGGCGCGCCGGCCGGCACCGTCGCCGACGTCCAGTGGCGCGGCGCCGGCCACCGGCTGCTGGTCGACCTGGACGCCGGCCCCCGCCTCACCGCCGACCTCGGCGAGCTGCGCGTGCCGCCGCTGCCCGGCGAGCGGGTGACGC